A DNA window from Rhizobium sp. NXC14 contains the following coding sequences:
- a CDS encoding DUF992 domain-containing protein, translating to MFKQTMIATAALTAAAWASPASAENYVTLGRLVCGSDGGQGLIVTSQKNLICTYTPAAGGAKAVYAGKIEKFGLDIGQTGKSVMIWQVLAKTGTDMPQFALAGEYYGVGADASIGAGAGAKVIAGGTNKAFMLQPLNVQAQEGLNLAIGVEKMTLVPGEI from the coding sequence ATGTTCAAGCAAACGATGATCGCCACCGCGGCTCTGACCGCGGCTGCCTGGGCAAGCCCGGCGAGCGCGGAAAATTATGTGACGCTTGGCCGTCTGGTCTGCGGATCGGATGGCGGTCAGGGTCTGATCGTCACCTCGCAGAAGAACCTCATCTGCACCTATACACCGGCAGCCGGCGGCGCCAAGGCGGTCTATGCCGGCAAAATCGAGAAATTCGGCCTCGATATCGGCCAGACGGGCAAGAGCGTGATGATCTGGCAGGTCCTGGCAAAGACCGGCACCGATATGCCGCAATTCGCCCTTGCCGGCGAATATTACGGAGTCGGCGCTGATGCGAGCATCGGTGCGGGCGCCGGCGCCAAAGTGATCGCCGGCGGCACCAATAAGGCTTTCATGCTGCAGCCTCTGAATGTTCAGGCCCAGGAAGGGCTGAACCTGGCGATCGGCGTCGAGAAGATGACGCTGGTGCCGGGCGAAATATGA
- a CDS encoding NAD(P)(+) transhydrogenase (Re/Si-specific) subunit beta yields the protein MTSIAAFLYLVSGVLFILALRGLSHPATSRKGNLFGMIGMGIAILTTLVLATPNFGGFVLIILGLAIGGSVGAYVARTIAMTSMPQLVAGFHSLVGLAAVLVAASALYTPASFRIGEIGHIHTEARIEMALGVAIGALTFTGSIIAFLKLDGRMSGKPILLPYRHLINATLLALIVLFIIGLAATESHFDFWAVVALSLALGVLLIVPIGGADMPVVVSMLNSYSGWAAAGIGFTLGNLALIITGALVGSSGAILSYIMCKGMNRSFISVILGGFGGESASGGTDTSDRTVKLGSAEDAAYLMANASKVIIVPGYGMAVAQAQHALRELADNLKKNGVEVKYAIHPVAGRMPGHMNVLLAEANVPYDEVFELEDINSEFAQADVAYVIGANDVTNPAARDDKTSPIYGMPILDVDRAKTCLFVKRSLGSGYAGIDNTLFYKDGTMMLLGDAKKMTEDINKAIAH from the coding sequence ATGACCAGTATCGCAGCTTTCCTCTACCTCGTTTCCGGCGTTCTCTTCATTCTGGCGCTGCGCGGCCTCTCCCATCCGGCCACCAGCCGCAAGGGCAATCTCTTCGGCATGATCGGCATGGGTATCGCCATCCTGACGACGCTGGTGCTGGCGACGCCCAACTTCGGCGGGTTCGTGCTGATCATCCTCGGCCTTGCCATCGGCGGCAGCGTCGGCGCCTATGTCGCCCGCACCATCGCCATGACCTCGATGCCGCAGCTCGTCGCCGGCTTCCACTCGCTGGTCGGGCTTGCCGCCGTGCTGGTGGCTGCCTCGGCGCTCTATACACCAGCTTCTTTCCGTATCGGCGAGATCGGCCATATCCACACCGAGGCGCGCATCGAAATGGCGCTCGGCGTGGCGATCGGGGCGCTGACCTTCACCGGCTCGATCATCGCCTTCTTGAAGCTTGACGGGCGCATGTCCGGCAAGCCGATCCTGCTGCCCTACAGGCACCTGATCAATGCAACTCTGCTGGCGCTGATCGTGCTCTTCATCATCGGCCTTGCCGCGACCGAAAGCCATTTCGACTTCTGGGCGGTCGTGGCACTGTCGCTGGCGCTCGGTGTTCTGCTGATCGTGCCGATCGGTGGCGCCGACATGCCCGTCGTCGTTTCGATGCTGAACTCCTATTCCGGATGGGCTGCGGCCGGCATCGGCTTCACGCTCGGCAATCTGGCGCTGATCATCACCGGAGCGCTCGTCGGCTCCTCCGGCGCCATCCTGTCGTATATCATGTGCAAGGGCATGAACCGCTCCTTCATCTCCGTGATTCTCGGCGGTTTCGGCGGCGAGTCGGCGTCCGGCGGGACCGACACGTCAGACAGGACGGTCAAGCTCGGCTCCGCCGAGGATGCGGCCTATCTGATGGCCAATGCCTCGAAGGTCATCATCGTGCCGGGATACGGCATGGCGGTCGCTCAGGCTCAGCATGCGCTGCGCGAATTAGCCGATAATCTCAAGAAGAACGGCGTCGAGGTGAAATATGCGATCCACCCGGTCGCAGGCCGCATGCCCGGCCATATGAACGTGCTGCTGGCCGAAGCCAATGTTCCCTATGACGAGGTCTTCGAGCTCGAGGACATCAATTCGGAATTTGCCCAGGCCGACGTCGCCTATGTAATCGGCGCCAATGACGTCACCAATCCGGCTGCGCGCGACGACAAGACCTCGCCGATCTACGGCATGCCGATCCTCGACGTCGATCGGGCGAAGACCTGCCTTTTCGTCAAGCGCTCGCTTGGTTCGGGTTATGCCGGCATCGACAACACGCTGTTCTACAAGGACGGCACGATGATGCTGCTCGGCGACGCCAAGAAAATGACCGAGGATATCAACAAGGCGATCGCGCATTGA
- a CDS encoding proton-translocating transhydrogenase family protein — translation MASEAMDRALQQLNEAVTAVATAAAQAPEAASAATGGAIDPFVFQLAIFVLSIFVGYYVVWSVTPALHTPLMAVTNAISSVIVVGALLAVGISTSGLATGFGFVALVLVSVNIFGGFLVTQRMLSMYRKKDR, via the coding sequence ATGGCCAGTGAAGCAATGGACAGAGCGCTGCAGCAGTTGAACGAAGCGGTGACGGCCGTTGCCACTGCAGCCGCGCAGGCTCCGGAAGCGGCAAGTGCGGCGACCGGCGGGGCGATCGATCCCTTCGTCTTCCAGCTGGCGATCTTCGTCTTGTCGATTTTCGTCGGCTATTACGTCGTCTGGTCGGTGACGCCGGCGCTGCATACGCCGCTGATGGCAGTGACCAACGCGATCTCGTCGGTCATCGTCGTCGGCGCGCTGCTGGCGGTCGGCATCTCCACAAGCGGTCTTGCGACCGGTTTCGGTTTCGTCGCCCTGGTGCTGGTTTCGGTCAACATATTCGGCGGCTTCCTGGTCACGCAGCGCATGCTTTCGATGTACCGCAAGAAGGACAGGTGA